The nucleotide sequence AGATTATGGTATTGCAATCAGTCATAGGGAAGATTGTGGTTTACATGATTGCTTTGGGACTTGCCATAAGTGCGGTGAATGAATGGTGGATTTCGTTTTCTGTAATGATGGACAAAATGATCAATCCAGAAGAGTTGAGTCCCAAGCAATATAAGTACCTATTACTTTTAGGTAGATTTGGCAGGTTCAGTCGTGGGATAGTTTTTGGGATATTTGCCTATGTTCTTGCCAGGTCTGCTTACTACGATCTTCAAAATTTACCTGAAGGAGCAGATGCTGCCTTTGCATTTATAAGTGCCACCTATGGCGCATTCATTATGGGAACGGTAGCATTTGGAGTAATGTGCTATGGTTTGTATCTCATTTTGAGCGGTAAACACCGCAACATTCCCATTAAGTAATTGTAATCTTTTATCGATTGCCTTTGACTCCTTTTACTTGAAAATACTTACGCTAGAATGTGAACCATTGATTTAGAATTTAATCCTATAAATTCTATCTTCACGATCTATGAAAAAACACGTTCTTAATCTATTACTTGCGTTTTTATTTGTGGCAGGCACAGTGGCACAAGAAAACAGACTGGGCGATGCGCCAGTAAGCAGTTCAGAAATCTACCACCATATTGAAAAGTTAGGATTTTTAGGATCTGCCTTATTTATTGCGGCACATCCGGATGATGAAAATACCCGTTTGATCGCCTGGCTGGACAATGAAAAAATGGCGCGCACGGCCTATTTATCATTAACCCGAGGCGATGGTGGTCAAAATTTAATAGGTCCAGAGTTGAGGGAACAATTGGGAATGATCAGGACGCAAGAACTGCTGGAAGCCAGAAACGTCGATGGCGGCGAGCAATTTTTCACACGCGCAAATGACTTTGGGTATTCTAAGGATCCTGAAGAAACACTGGATATCTGGAATAAGAATGAGGTTCTGTCAGACGTGGTTCGGGTGATACGTAAATTTCAACCAGACATCATTATCAATAGATTTGATCATAGAACTGCTGGCACCACGCATGGCCATCATACCAGCAGCGCCATTCTAAGTGTCGAAGCTTTCAATATGGTGAGCGATAAAAATGCCTTTCCTGCACAATTAAAATACGTCGACACCTGGAAACCAGAGCGTTTGTTCTTCAACACCAGCTGGTGGTTTTATGGTAGTGAGGACGCTTTCGCGAAAGCGGACAAAACAAATCTTCTACAAATAGATAACGGCGATTATTTCAGTTCGACCGGCTACTCTGTAGGCGAGATCGCCGCATTGAGCCGAAGCCGCCATCAATCTCAAGGGTTTGGATCATCGGGATCAAGAGGCTCTTCCACCGAATATCTGGAGTTTCTGGAAGGATCTTTTCCTACCGACAAAACCGATCCGTTTTCTGGTATCAACACCACCTGGACCAGAGTAGATGGCGGTAAAAAAGTACAGTCGCAATGGGAAACCGTCCTGTCCAACTATGACTTCAAAAATCCAGCATCAAGTCTAGAGGATCTGCTCGCATTGCGCAAAGAAATTAGTTCGTTATCAGCCGGTTATTGGAAAAATGTCAAATTAGGCGAGGTTGACAAGATCATAAAAGAACTAATTGGTCTGTATGCCAAAGCTTACGTGACACAACCTTATGCCACGTCTGGCGAGACCATCAAATTGAATCTGGAACTTGCGAACCGAGCCATAGATAAATTGAATTACCAGATCAACAATAATGCAGCGATTTCTTTTGAAAAAGCCGCTGGTTCTATCTCTAACAATACTTCCATCACGGTAGAAGGAACTCTAAATATCCCTAGCGATCAAGCACCTACAAGTCCTTACTATTTAGAAAAAGAAGGAAGCTTAGGCATGTATGTGGTGGACGATCCCAACATGATAGGAATCCCTGAAGCAACGGCAGCTTTTCAGGTTCCAGTAATTTTGACGTTTGGCGATCAGAAAATTGAGATGTCTTTACCTGTCATATACAAAACCACAGACCGTGTACGTGGCGAGATTTATGAACCTTTCCATATAGTACCAGAAATTGCTATTTCTGTTGAGAATCCTGTGTACATTTTTAGCAACGACGAGAGAAAAAATGTAACGGTCACCGTGAAAGCCTATAAGGACGTTTCCAACATCGCACTCTTTGCCGATATTCCAGCAGGTTGGATCCAACCCATGGTGAAGCAAAAGCCATTTTCGCTATCCAAAGGTGAGTCCATGTCCTATTCGTTTATGATCACATCACCTAACGATTCTGCCGAAGGTGAAATGATCATTTATGCCACATCTGGCAATAAAAAATATGATCAAGAGGTCATCAACATTGATTACAACCACATTCCAGACCAGCAACTGGTGCGACCAGCGACCGCAAAACTGGTCAATCCTGGACTTTCCAATCTTGCGCAAACCGTTGCCTACATCAACGGAGCCGGCGATGATGTTGCCACGGCTATTGAAGCCATAGGCAGCAAGGTGTTTAAATTTGAGCCTGGCGAGGTCCCATCTGATTTGAGTAAATACGATGCCGTGGTCGTGGGAATCAGAGCCTTCAACGTGGAGCCAGAAGCCATGGCAAATCTTCAAAACAGACTGGATACCTTCGTTAAAAACGGCGGTACGCTGGTCATGCAGTATAACACAGATCGCGGTATTCCTAGTGATGCATTGGGACCGTTGGAGATATCGCTTTCGCGAAAGCGAGTTACCGACGAGAATGCAGCTGTAACCTTCCTACATCCAGAAAACAAAGTCCTGAACACACCTAATAAAATCACGCAACAAGATTTTGAAGGTTGGGTTCAAGAACGTGGACTATATTTCCCAGAAAACTGGGATCCAGCGTTTGAGCCCATCCTAGGCATGAATGATAAAGGCGAGTCCCAAACTAAAGGAAGTTTGCTGGTCGCACCTTATGGTGACGGCCATGTAGTCTACACCGGTTTAAGCCTTTTTAGAGAATTGCCTGCTGGCGTTGCTGGTGCTTACAAATTGCTGGCAAACATGATTAGTTTGAGTAAAAACAGACCTAACCTTGAAACAAAACAAGATCAAAAGTTCTAAAAAGTGGAACCGTTTGTACGTGCTGGTGATCTTCGCTAACCTGATGTTTGCCGTGGCATTCTACATTCTAAGCTCGGTTTATGGGAATAGCTGATTGGTTTTCAGGAAATCTGGGTGAACTGTCTATGGTGGACTGGTTCATACTTGCCTCTACCCTAGCATTTATCGTGCTTTATGGTGTTTATAAAACGCGTGGTAAACAGACCAGCGAGCAGTATATCAAAGGCGGCGACGCGCGCTGGTGGACGGTAGGCTTATCTGTGATGGCAACACAAGCCAGCGCCATTACTTTTTTAAGTACTCCAGGACAAGCCTATACTGATGGGATGGAGTTTGTCCAGTTTTACTTTGGACTGCCCATTGCCGTCATCATTATTTGCGTCACTTTCATTCCCATTTATCACAAGCTTAAGGTGTACACGGCTTATGAGTTTTTGGAAAAGCGGTTTGATGTCAAGACCAGGTCACTGGCTTCCATCCTATTTTTAATCCAGCGTGGACTTGCAGCAGGAATCACCATCTATGCGCCAGCTATCATCTTAAGTGCGGTATTGAACTGGGAACTGAAATACCTCAACATTGTGATAGGGATTTTGGTAATCATATACACGGTTTCTGGTGGTACCAAAGCCGTCAACGTTACCCAAAAACAACAAATGATTGTCATCATGGCTGGAATGGTCACGGCATTTGTGCTGATTGTAACTCAACTTCCAGACAGCGTTTCTTTTGACAATGCTTTGACGATGGCTGGCAATGCGGACAAAATGAAAATACTCGATTTTGATTTCTCTTTGGACGATCGGTATAATGTGTGGACGGCATTATTCGGTGCGAGTTTTTTGATGCTTAGTTATTTTGGAACTGATCAGTCACAAGTGCAGCGGTATTTATCTGGCAAGTCGGTGAAGCAAATGCGCATAGGTTTGCTATTTAATGGTTTGCTTAAAGTCCCAATGCAATTCTTTATCCTGATGGTAGGTGTGATGGTTTTTGTGTTTTACCAATTCAATTCTACACCACTTAACTTCAATCCAGCCGCCGAAAAAGCCGTTCTAGAAAGTGAATATGCCAGCGATTACATAGAATTGCAACAGGCGCACACCAGTATTCTTCAAGAAAAGCAAGAGAAACAGATCGTTTATGGAAAACTCTTGGAAAATGGCACATCTGCAGAGTCCAATCTTTTAAGCAACGAATTAAAAGACCTTAGAAACACCGAAGAACTCAACAGGGAAAAAGCCCGCGAACTTATTACCAAAGCAGACCCTAGCGCAGAAACCAACGATAAGGATTTTGTCTTCATCAATTTTATTCTCAATCATTTGCCCAAAGGGCTTATCGGTCTCTTGTTAGCAGTCATCATCAGTGCGGCGATGTCTTCTACAGCATCAGAATTGAACGCATTATCATCCACCACAACCATTGATATCTACAAGCGTTTTAAAGGCGCCGGCAAGGATGACGATCACTTTGTAACGGCAAGTAAGTGGTTCACCTTGTTATGGGGAATTATCGCGATCACCTTTGCCAGCATAGTATCGCTGTTTGATAATTTGATCCAATTGGTAAACATCATTGGATCCCTATTTTATGGAACCATTCTTGGAATATTCCTGGTAGCCTTTTACTTCAAGCAAATCAAGGGAAGAGCGATTTTCATCGCTGCACTAATTTCTGAAGCTGTGGTTGTAGCTTGCTACCTTGTTGACCTAGCAGATAACGGCATAGAGATCCTACCATTCTTATGGTTGAATCCTTTAGGAGCCTTGCTTACCATAGCACTAGCACTGATCATCCAAACCGGCTGGAGTGATAGTTCCCTTAAACCAAAACCGATTCTAGAAGACAAGTAGTTTTTAAAATTAATCCATAAAAAATCCGTTATGGCAGTACCGTAACGGATTTTTAATTCTCTAAAAGAATGGGTTTATTTCAACTTTGAAGTCAAGTTTACTTTTGCTTTGAATAGCTTGGATACTGGACAAACTTCTTTTGCCTTGTTGGCAATTTCTTCAAATTTATCAGCGCTTATTTCTGGAACCTCACCTGTAAGATCGAGATCTACAGTCGTGATTTCGCCATCTTCAAAATGTACTTTTGCGTTAGTGTGTAGTTTGGTCGCGGTAAAACCTTCTTCATTAAGTAAAAAACTTAACTGCATGGTATAACAACCTGCATGTGCTGCTCCCAATAATTCTTCTGGGTTGGTACCTTTTTGCTCGCCTTCAAATCTTGTCCCAAACGAGTATGGCACATCCACCATTACTTTACTGTCTGTCGATATGTGGCCTTTACCTTCTTTACCGGTTCCTTGCCACTGTGCTTCTGCTTTTCTTGAAAATTTCATAATCTAATTGTTTTGTATAAAAATAAGATTGGAAAGTACTCCTGCAATGGGCTTTAACTAAGGTTTATCGCATTAAAAAGCCGCTTCCTTTTGAGAAACGGCTTTTTGATGAGTTCGCTTTCGCGAAAGCGAAACTTATATTCTTACATCTTCACGCCCCATTCTTCCAGAGAGATCTTGTTCAATCTTACATAATCTGGATTAGGTGCGGCAGCAGCAAGCTCCAACGATTTCTTGGCACTGGCGATAGCCTTGTCCTTATTACCCATTTGAGCCTCCATCAAGGACTTGCTTCTCCACATCCAGTAGGCATTTGGGTTTTTCTCAACCGCCTTGTTGATCCACTCATAGGCCTGATTCATGTCCTTACCGCTTTCCATATAAAAGGTTGCTGCACTGTAATAGTCACCAGCGGATGGGCCAGACATGATACGATTGATGCTTTGCAAGGTCTTCTCATCAGTTGGAACGACCATAGGAACGCTTACCATAGTTTGATCCCATTTGATCTCAAGATCTGCACCATTCATGGTCAAGTTGTTGATTTCAATGGTGAAGTTTTCCTGCTTGTTAGCTGTTTTTACTGGAGTTGCCATAACACTAGCAGCCACAAGGTTCTCATCCCAATCTTGAGGCGTACCCCAATTGTCTGTATTGGCATAGAAAATAATTTCCCATTGGTCTTTTCCCGGCTTGCTGTATAATGCATAGCTTCCCGCCGCTAGTTTAGCGCCACCAACGGTGACATCGTCAGAGAAGGTTACTACAGTATTCTCATTAGCACCTGTTCTCCATAATTGATCGTAAGGTACCAGACTACCAAAGATCGCGCGATCTCTCATGGCTGGTCTAGAGTATTCCAGGGTCACATCTGTCAAACCTACGGTTTGAACAACCATGGCACTAGGGCTGGGCTGTGGTGATTCTATTTGTGCATTCAAGGTCACACTCATTGCGCAACAAAGAAGAAGTAAAAGAATTCGGTTCATTTTCATAGTTTTTATTTTAAGGTTTAGGATCAAGCTTTGGCGCTTGAAAAGAAAATCATTTTAATGGCTACTAACAGAAGTACAAATCCGAAGATCTTTTTAAGCACCTGCTGATTGAGATTAATTGCAATTTTTGATCCAAAATAACCGCCTACAACAAAGGCAACGGCTATGATCAAGGCGTAACGCCAGTCCAGATAATGACCGCTACTGTGATAAGTATAAGCAGCAATAAAGGTAACTGGAACAGCGAGTACCGCTAGACTCATACCTTGAGCCTGGTACTGGTCATATCCTAAAAACCAGATCGCCAGTGGTACCATTACAACGCCACCGCCTACTCCTACACTACCGCTTAAAAACCCAGCTATCAAGCCTAAAAGCAATAGCAGTAATATTATCTCTAACGTCATCTTGCCTAATTTCATATTATAACAATGGTGCCCACAATCTACAAAAAGACTCTTTGAATTTATAGGTTTTGGAACGCTCCAACCACTTTTCTAGGTCCAACGTCTGGCAGTCTTTCAAATCTTCATCAAATTTCTGGTCCAGACTTTTTGCTGTTTCTGCATCAAAAATAAGGGCATTGATCTCAAAATTAATATCAAAGCTACGGTAATCCATATTACAGGTACCTATTGTCAAAAACTTGTTGTCTACCACCATGGTTTTTGCATGCAGCATTCCTTTACAATACCAATGAATCTTGATACCGCTTTCCATGATTTCTTCAAAGTAGGATCTGGAAGCGTAGCGTGCTGCCCAACTGTCTCCTATTCTAGGCAGCATGATCTCTACATTGATTCCAGATCTAGCGGCACTTTTCAAGGCGATAAGAATGGCCTCGTTGGGAATAAAATAGGGTGTCGTGATGCGTATGGATTCTTCGGCGCTATTGATTCCTGCAAAGATGGCTTCCATAATATTTGCCCAGTCAGTGTCTGGACCACTGGCAGCAATTTGTACCGCTTTGTTTTCCTTCTCATCAATTTCTGGAAAGTAAGTTTCCTTAATCTCATCATCTGCCTCGTGATATTCTCCATCACAAACAAAAAACCAATTCAGCAACCATTGGGCTTGCATGCTTTTTACCGCGTGACCTTCTATACGCAGATGCGTATCGCGCCAGTAGTCCAAAGGATCCCGATCTGGTGTGTTGACGTACTCGTCACTTACATTCACACCACCCAAGAATCCTATGTGTCCATCCACGATACAAATCTTACGGTGATTGCGGTAATTAGCCTTTCTGGTGAATCGCGAAAAGATGACTGGCATGAAGGCATGGTGAACGATTCCAGCTTCGGTCATTCTTTTTTTGGCAGCTCTGGAAAGATCACTACCAACTGAATCGTAAATCAGTTTTACCTCAATACCACGTTGCGCCGCATCTACCAGATGGTCGATAAATTGATTACCGATATTGTCATCATTAAAAATGAAGTATTCCAGATGTATGTGGTCTTTTGCTTCTTTTATAGCCTTGAAAATCGCTTCAAAAGTATTCTCTCCATTATACAATACCTGCAAGTCGTTGCGCAGTGTGAGCGGTGATTTTTGATTGTGCCTTAGCAACCGCACCATTTTGACACGGTCTTCTAGAAAACTGGCCTCGTATTCTTCCAGTTTAGAATCGTGCATGAACAAACGGTCATTCCATTTCTCTACCAGATGGTGGGAATTAAGATCCTTGCGTTTAAAGATTTTTGATTTACGGTATTCGAGCCCAAAGAAATAGTAAATGGCCAGTCCCACAAAAGGAAAGGCGATGAGGAAAAGTAATGAAGATAAGGTCTTACGTGGGTTCTGATTATTGCGTATCAAGAAAAATGCCGCACTTAGTGCGACGATGTAATTGATGATGAGCGCGGTTAAAAACCAGTTTGTAAGGAACCAACCCATACCTATCTACTTGTAATAACCTTCTTCAGGAATAGAAATGTAGTATGTTTTTCTGGACTTGTTGTTGAGCTTGGTCTCACGCAACCATGGATTGTGCAATTTGAGCACTTTGTAGGTGATGTTATTCGCTTTCGCGAAAGCGACTAAATCATCAATCTCATAATCAACTTTAATCTTCTTGACGGGCACGTTCGTATAATAATGCTCTGGATCGACATTGAAACCGTAGCTCTCTGGATTTTCAAGAATGGTTTTAAGCGCCAGTATACGGAAAACGTATCTAGCGGTCTCTTGATTGAGAAGCAAGTCATAATACTCTTCGGCTTCCTGACGGTTTTGCTCTCTATTCACACCTGCATTACCAGCATTATACGCAGCTGCCGCTAATGTCCAGGTACCAAAGTTTTTCTTACTGTCCTTCAAATACTGTGTCGCCGCAATGGTCGACTTTTCCATGTCATAGCGCTCATCAACATTGTCATTGACTTCCATGCCCAGTTCACGAGCAGTGGCTGGCATCAATTGCCAGAAACCTTTTGCTCCAGCAGGCGAGACAGCATTGGTCAAGGCACTTTCTGCAACGGCCAGATATTTAAAATCGTCTGGAATCCCATTCTCTTTCAAGATAGGTTCGATAATGGGGAAATACTTCTTTGATTTCTTGATCAGCTTGATCGCGTTGGACTGGAAATAAACATTGGACAACAACTCGTTGTCAAAACGCTCTTGTATATCTGGATCTGTAAGTGGTACCAACTCGCCAGCAAAGGTCAAGTTTTCTGGCATGGGCAACGAGTGGATCTGGTATCCAGGCACTAATGTGGTGGACGGATCCTTATATTTTGCTTCTATATCTGTCGCATTATCTGCCATTTGAATGGCGCCTATGGTCACAATAGATAGCACAGCTATTGTAAAACCGATGACAATTTTTCTCATCCTAAATTTTTTGCCTAAAGGTAACAGAAACAGCGGAATGAACGCTAGGTTTCCCTGATGATTTGTGGCAGGTTTTCATTAAACCAACGAAACCTATTGATGATCATCACATGCGAGCCACCATCAACGGTAACACAGTTTTTGATGTACTTTAAAGGGAA is from Nonlabens sp. YIK11 and encodes:
- a CDS encoding DUF1206 domain-containing protein; translation: MKNSRRFSRFGIATKGLVFFLIGVMALITALNLNYALKNEKEIIEWVYRLEFGWFLLLIIIIGLSGYIFSRFYLTFNRNDYDGSNGKPKYRRAAYLINGLGYCLLLLTCITILLGKNDSGDSELKIMVLQSVIGKIVVYMIALGLAISAVNEWWISFSVMMDKMINPEELSPKQYKYLLLLGRFGRFSRGIVFGIFAYVLARSAYYDLQNLPEGADAAFAFISATYGAFIMGTVAFGVMCYGLYLILSGKHRNIPIK
- a CDS encoding PIG-L family deacetylase, translated to MKKHVLNLLLAFLFVAGTVAQENRLGDAPVSSSEIYHHIEKLGFLGSALFIAAHPDDENTRLIAWLDNEKMARTAYLSLTRGDGGQNLIGPELREQLGMIRTQELLEARNVDGGEQFFTRANDFGYSKDPEETLDIWNKNEVLSDVVRVIRKFQPDIIINRFDHRTAGTTHGHHTSSAILSVEAFNMVSDKNAFPAQLKYVDTWKPERLFFNTSWWFYGSEDAFAKADKTNLLQIDNGDYFSSTGYSVGEIAALSRSRHQSQGFGSSGSRGSSTEYLEFLEGSFPTDKTDPFSGINTTWTRVDGGKKVQSQWETVLSNYDFKNPASSLEDLLALRKEISSLSAGYWKNVKLGEVDKIIKELIGLYAKAYVTQPYATSGETIKLNLELANRAIDKLNYQINNNAAISFEKAAGSISNNTSITVEGTLNIPSDQAPTSPYYLEKEGSLGMYVVDDPNMIGIPEATAAFQVPVILTFGDQKIEMSLPVIYKTTDRVRGEIYEPFHIVPEIAISVENPVYIFSNDERKNVTVTVKAYKDVSNIALFADIPAGWIQPMVKQKPFSLSKGESMSYSFMITSPNDSAEGEMIIYATSGNKKYDQEVINIDYNHIPDQQLVRPATAKLVNPGLSNLAQTVAYINGAGDDVATAIEAIGSKVFKFEPGEVPSDLSKYDAVVVGIRAFNVEPEAMANLQNRLDTFVKNGGTLVMQYNTDRGIPSDALGPLEISLSRKRVTDENAAVTFLHPENKVLNTPNKITQQDFEGWVQERGLYFPENWDPAFEPILGMNDKGESQTKGSLLVAPYGDGHVVYTGLSLFRELPAGVAGAYKLLANMISLSKNRPNLETKQDQKF
- a CDS encoding sodium:solute symporter, with product MGIADWFSGNLGELSMVDWFILASTLAFIVLYGVYKTRGKQTSEQYIKGGDARWWTVGLSVMATQASAITFLSTPGQAYTDGMEFVQFYFGLPIAVIIICVTFIPIYHKLKVYTAYEFLEKRFDVKTRSLASILFLIQRGLAAGITIYAPAIILSAVLNWELKYLNIVIGILVIIYTVSGGTKAVNVTQKQQMIVIMAGMVTAFVLIVTQLPDSVSFDNALTMAGNADKMKILDFDFSLDDRYNVWTALFGASFLMLSYFGTDQSQVQRYLSGKSVKQMRIGLLFNGLLKVPMQFFILMVGVMVFVFYQFNSTPLNFNPAAEKAVLESEYASDYIELQQAHTSILQEKQEKQIVYGKLLENGTSAESNLLSNELKDLRNTEELNREKARELITKADPSAETNDKDFVFINFILNHLPKGLIGLLLAVIISAAMSSTASELNALSSTTTIDIYKRFKGAGKDDDHFVTASKWFTLLWGIIAITFASIVSLFDNLIQLVNIIGSLFYGTILGIFLVAFYFKQIKGRAIFIAALISEAVVVACYLVDLADNGIEILPFLWLNPLGALLTIALALIIQTGWSDSSLKPKPILEDK
- a CDS encoding OsmC family protein, which translates into the protein MKFSRKAEAQWQGTGKEGKGHISTDSKVMVDVPYSFGTRFEGEQKGTNPEELLGAAHAGCYTMQLSFLLNEEGFTATKLHTNAKVHFEDGEITTVDLDLTGEVPEISADKFEEIANKAKEVCPVSKLFKAKVNLTSKLK
- a CDS encoding DUF2911 domain-containing protein, encoding MKMNRILLLLLCCAMSVTLNAQIESPQPSPSAMVVQTVGLTDVTLEYSRPAMRDRAIFGSLVPYDQLWRTGANENTVVTFSDDVTVGGAKLAAGSYALYSKPGKDQWEIIFYANTDNWGTPQDWDENLVAASVMATPVKTANKQENFTIEINNLTMNGADLEIKWDQTMVSVPMVVPTDEKTLQSINRIMSGPSAGDYYSAATFYMESGKDMNQAYEWINKAVEKNPNAYWMWRSKSLMEAQMGNKDKAIASAKKSLELAAAAPNPDYVRLNKISLEEWGVKM
- a CDS encoding sulfite exporter TauE/SafE family protein, whose product is MTLEIILLLLLLGLIAGFLSGSVGVGGGVVMVPLAIWFLGYDQYQAQGMSLAVLAVPVTFIAAYTYHSSGHYLDWRYALIIAVAFVVGGYFGSKIAINLNQQVLKKIFGFVLLLVAIKMIFFSSAKA
- the cls gene encoding cardiolipin synthase; protein product: MGWFLTNWFLTALIINYIVALSAAFFLIRNNQNPRKTLSSLLFLIAFPFVGLAIYYFFGLEYRKSKIFKRKDLNSHHLVEKWNDRLFMHDSKLEEYEASFLEDRVKMVRLLRHNQKSPLTLRNDLQVLYNGENTFEAIFKAIKEAKDHIHLEYFIFNDDNIGNQFIDHLVDAAQRGIEVKLIYDSVGSDLSRAAKKRMTEAGIVHHAFMPVIFSRFTRKANYRNHRKICIVDGHIGFLGGVNVSDEYVNTPDRDPLDYWRDTHLRIEGHAVKSMQAQWLLNWFFVCDGEYHEADDEIKETYFPEIDEKENKAVQIAASGPDTDWANIMEAIFAGINSAEESIRITTPYFIPNEAILIALKSAARSGINVEIMLPRIGDSWAARYASRSYFEEIMESGIKIHWYCKGMLHAKTMVVDNKFLTIGTCNMDYRSFDINFEINALIFDAETAKSLDQKFDEDLKDCQTLDLEKWLERSKTYKFKESFCRLWAPLL
- a CDS encoding lytic transglycosylase domain-containing protein — protein: MRKIVIGFTIAVLSIVTIGAIQMADNATDIEAKYKDPSTTLVPGYQIHSLPMPENLTFAGELVPLTDPDIQERFDNELLSNVYFQSNAIKLIKKSKKYFPIIEPILKENGIPDDFKYLAVAESALTNAVSPAGAKGFWQLMPATARELGMEVNDNVDERYDMEKSTIAATQYLKDSKKNFGTWTLAAAAYNAGNAGVNREQNRQEAEEYYDLLLNQETARYVFRILALKTILENPESYGFNVDPEHYYTNVPVKKIKVDYEIDDLVAFAKANNITYKVLKLHNPWLRETKLNNKSRKTYYISIPEEGYYK